In a single window of the Raphanus sativus cultivar WK10039 chromosome 9, ASM80110v3, whole genome shotgun sequence genome:
- the LOC108824284 gene encoding transcription factor bHLH157: protein MMDMEVKQILKSLCFRYGWSYAVYWCYDPINPMLLRVEDAHNDEQSSASFVDDMILQTHVLGQSIVGEAALTGNYQWLFSDTLVQCEHEFQNQFLSGFKSVAIIPIGSSGVVQLGSTQKIVESPEMLEETERALLEKHSSKLKDQSVDLDSLFESLVPLVDCEIVPESYQGLSFDDIFTEEDTNPPSLLSSPIFDKPTSEAPLKPSSSDINGDDDTVFDILNSYSLDDLYQLLGDSPEEQNCSSGGDHHSMLIQGNDKDLLDMLGIHSHDSPSLDMPKKGLFSELISTSLSNSTSCLTNVQEDSYSGLNHSKRRKLETSTSSSFFMTQAETLAPLNPPLWIDEDVAGKWKNHQEEEGVKKKKRAKGGESTKPRPKDRQMIQDRIKELRGMIPNGAKCSIDTLLDLTIKHMVFMQSIAKYADKLKQPYEPKLVKEKERTWALEVGDDDESVVCPIIVEDLKPQGQMQIEMVCQENGDEFLEIANVVRGLGLNILKGVMETRHGKIWAHLIVEAKPHITRLQLFYSLVHLVHSSSSQSHHQI from the exons ATGATGGATATGGAGGTTAAGCAGATATTGAAGAGTCTATGTTTCAGATATGGATGGTCTTATGCTGTCTATTGGTGCTATGACCCCATAAATCCAAT GTTACTGAGAGTTGAAGATGCACACAATGATGAACAATCATCAGCCTCATTCGTTGATGATATGATTCTCCAGACTCATGTCTTAGGCCAAAG CATCGTGGGTGAAGCTGCTTTAACCGGTAACTACCAATGGCTGTTCTCAGACACACTTGTTCAG TGTGAGCATGAGTTTCAGAATCAGTTTCTCTCTGGCTTTAAG AGTGTCGCAATCATTCCAATAGGATCAAGCGGCGTTGTTCAGTTAGGGTCTACTCAAAAG ATTGTTGAGAGCCCAGAGATGTTGGAAGAAACAGAAAGAGCTCTGCTGGAGAAGCATTCTTCGAAACTCAAGGATCAGTCCGTGGATCTTGATAGTTTGTTCGAGTCTCTAGTACCACTTGTAGACTGTGAGATTGTCCCTGAATCTTATCAAGGACTCAGCTTCGATGACATCTTCACCGAAGAAGACACTAATCCTCCTTCTTTGCTCAGCAGCCCTATCTTCGATAAACCAACCTCTGAAGCCCCCCTAAAACCTTCTTCTTCAGACATTAACGGAGATGATGATACCGTGTTCGACATTCTCAACTCTTACTCTTTGGACGATCTTTACCAGTTGCTCGGTGATTCACCAGAAGAACAGAACTGCTCATCAGGAGGTGATCATCACTCCATGTTGATCCAAGGAAACGACAAGGATCTTTTAGACATGTTGGGGATCCATTCCCATGATTCTCCGTCTCTGGATATGCCGAAAAAGGGACTATTCTCTGAGCTCATAAGCACTAGCCTTAGCAACAGCACTAGTTGTCTCACGAATGTGCAAGAAGACTCTTACTCCGGCCTGAATCATAGCAAAAGACGGAAACTCGAAACATCGACTAGCTCAAGCTTCTTCATGACTCAGGCGGAGACACTAGCACCTCTTAATCCTCCCCTGTGGATTGATGAAGACGTTGCGGGGAAATGGAAGAaccatcaagaagaagaaggagtgaagaagaaaaaaagagcaaagggaggagaaagCACGAAGCCGAGGCCTAAAGACAGGCAGATGATACAAGACCGTATCAAGGAGCTACGAGGGATGATTCCAAATGGAGCAAAG TGTAGCATTGATACGCTGCTTGATTTGACGATAAAACACATGGTCTTCATGCAAAGCATCGCCAAGTACGCTGACAAACTCAAACAACCATACGAGCCTAAG CTGgtgaaggagaaggagagaaCATGGGCGTTGGAAGTTGGGGATGATGATGAGTCGGTGGTATGTCCAATCATCGTGGAGGATTTGAAACCGCAAGGACAAATGCAGATAGAGATGGTGTGCCAGGAAAATGGGGATGAGTTTCTTGAGATTGCAAATGTGGTGAGAGGTCTAGGATTGAACATACTGAAAGGAGTGATGGAAACAAGGCATGGAAAGATATGGGCACACTTGATCGTTGAGGCAAAGCCACACATCACAAGGCTTCAACTCTTTTACTCACTTGTGCACCTCGTTCACTCCTCTTCTTCCCAATCCCACCACCAAATATGA